The Rhodopseudomonas palustris genome window below encodes:
- a CDS encoding DUF6285 domain-containing protein, which translates to MQDEPRPDELIKAVADFLRDQIAPQISGHAAFKLRVGINALDLVTRQLALTGESDAAEHASLKALLGHDGSLFNLNAELADRIASGAVDLSTPGVKDHLWRTTLAKLAVDQPNYASYRRELEGGEQGLPTNTPSS; encoded by the coding sequence ATGCAGGACGAACCGAGGCCCGACGAACTGATCAAGGCGGTCGCCGACTTCCTGCGCGACCAGATCGCGCCGCAGATTTCCGGCCACGCCGCGTTCAAGCTGCGCGTCGGCATCAACGCGCTCGATCTGGTGACGCGGCAATTGGCGCTGACCGGCGAAAGCGACGCCGCAGAACACGCCAGCCTGAAGGCGCTGCTCGGCCACGACGGCTCGCTGTTCAACCTCAACGCCGAACTCGCCGATCGCATCGCGTCCGGCGCGGTCGACCTGTCGACGCCGGGCGTCAAGGACCATCTGTGGCGTACCACGCTCGCCAAGCTCGCGGTCGATCAGCCCAACTACGCGAGCTATCGGCGCGAGCTGGAAGGCGGTGAACAAG